Proteins encoded by one window of Lathyrus oleraceus cultivar Zhongwan6 chromosome 1, CAAS_Psat_ZW6_1.0, whole genome shotgun sequence:
- the LOC127098292 gene encoding uncharacterized protein LOC127098292, with amino-acid sequence MESSKRNIYSFKFKDPDLRSLCNLVSRMHPVYIINFGKNYDNLLSILNQQVDHTALVTLAQFYDLPLRCFTFQDFQLTPTLEEFERLVRIPMKNKPLFEGIDESFPLDIIASTLHMDEKEAEANLETKGNTKGFSLSFLLERAHTLLKAESWDACYSTIALAIYGIVLFPNMDGFIDMAAICVFLNGNPLPTLLADVYYYMSHRYTKKKGMIACCAPLLYQWFLEHLPKTGAWVEQTDVSWPQRLGSLRSEDLSWYSKEYINMDIIFSCGDFPNLPLIGTQGCVNVNPILSLRQLGYPMEGPP; translated from the coding sequence atggaatcaagcaaaagaaacatttacTCTTTCAAGTTCAAAGATCCCGATCTAAGGAGCTTATGTAACTTGGTCTCTCGGATGCACCCGGTATACATAATCAACTTTGGAAAGAATTATGACAATCTGCTCAGCATCCTCAACCAACAAGTGGACCATACAGCTTTAGTTACTTTGGCCCAATTCTATGACctacctttaagatgcttcacattccaagacttccaGCTAACACCAACGTTGGAAGAATTCGAGCGTCTTGTTAGGATTCCTATGAAGAACAAGCCACTATTTGAAGGGATAGATGAATCTTTTCCCCTTGATATCATTGCTAGCACGCTTCACATGGATGAAAAGGAAGCAGAGGCTAACCTAGAGACCAaagggaataccaaaggattttcgctaagttttctcttggaaagaGCTCATACCCTATTAAAAGCAGAAAGTTGGGACGCTTGTTACTCTACTATTGCATTAGCCATCTATGGCATCGTCCTGTTCCCAAATATGGATGGTTTCATAGACATGGCTGCTATTTGTGTTTTCCTTAATGGAAACCCATTacctaccttgttagctgatgTTTACTACTACATGAGCCATAGGTACACTAAGAAGAAAGGAAtgattgcttgttgtgctccCTTATTATATCAATGGTTTCTCGAACATCTTCCGAAGACAGGTGCTTGGGTTGAACAGACAGATGTTAGTTGGCCTCAGAGATTGGGATCACTCCGATCCGAAGATCTTTCTTGGTATTCCAAAGAATACATCAACATGGACATCATATTCAGCTGTGGGGATTTCCCTAATCTACCACTtattggaactcaaggatgtgtGAATGTTAACCCGATTCTATCACTCAGACAACTTGGCTACCCAATGGAAGGCCCTCCATAG